A genomic stretch from Pararhizobium sp. IMCC21322 includes:
- a CDS encoding glutathione S-transferase family protein produces MPITITAFQTSPDRGQGQARDMRVRWALEEVGQPYDVRLISFDMMKEPAHLALQPFGQIPTYEDGDLALFESGAIALHIAERHSGLLSDDANASSRAIAWMFAALSTMEPPIIERELALILESGQSWHTERLPLMEDRIRDRLGQLSGWLDDADWLDGTFSVGDLVMVGVLRRLNGSSLLNAFPNLLAYVARGEARPAFKRAFAAQLAVFERQSAGA; encoded by the coding sequence ATGCCAATCACCATAACGGCCTTTCAAACGTCGCCTGATCGCGGCCAGGGGCAGGCACGTGACATGCGCGTTCGTTGGGCGCTTGAGGAAGTGGGCCAGCCTTACGATGTCCGTCTCATATCGTTCGATATGATGAAGGAGCCGGCCCATCTGGCCCTGCAACCATTCGGACAAATCCCGACTTATGAAGACGGCGACCTTGCCCTGTTTGAATCCGGAGCAATTGCGCTTCATATTGCAGAGCGCCATTCAGGCCTACTATCGGACGATGCGAACGCCAGCTCACGCGCCATCGCCTGGATGTTTGCGGCACTGAGCACAATGGAACCGCCGATCATCGAAAGGGAACTCGCGCTCATTCTGGAATCCGGCCAAAGCTGGCACACAGAACGCCTGCCCCTTATGGAAGACCGCATCCGCGACCGGCTAGGCCAGCTGTCCGGTTGGCTTGATGACGCAGACTGGCTCGATGGCACATTCAGCGTGGGTGACCTGGTGATGGTGGGCGTGCTGCGCAGATTAAACGGATCGTCTCTCCTGAACGCGTTTCCGAACCTTTTGGCCTATGTCGCACGCGGAGAAGCGCGGCCCGCCTTCAAACGCGCATTTGCGGCTCAACTGGCTGTTT
- a CDS encoding TetR/AcrR family transcriptional regulator, with translation MSRPTKQSPERGEARTRLLEAARDIIRQKGFAATSVDDLCQSAGVTKGAFFHHFKTKESLGVAAANFWAETTSALFINAPYHEPADPLDRVLAYLDFRRSIIGGETFEYTCLVGTMAQEVHASTPAIRDACADSIFGHAATLEADITAAMQARGIAADWTAGSLARHTQTVLQGAFILAKASGDPDMARESVDHLIRYVRQLFRTSDAVLERKQPQPKES, from the coding sequence ATGTCAAGACCAACCAAACAATCACCCGAGCGCGGCGAAGCGCGGACCCGGCTTCTGGAAGCCGCCAGAGACATCATTCGGCAGAAGGGTTTTGCCGCCACTTCTGTGGATGATCTCTGTCAGTCAGCGGGGGTAACGAAGGGCGCGTTCTTCCACCATTTCAAGACGAAAGAGTCGCTCGGCGTTGCCGCAGCGAATTTCTGGGCCGAGACGACCAGCGCTCTGTTTATCAACGCGCCTTACCACGAACCGGCCGATCCGCTGGATCGCGTTTTGGCCTATCTCGATTTTCGGCGCTCAATCATTGGCGGCGAGACCTTCGAGTATACTTGCCTGGTCGGAACAATGGCGCAGGAGGTTCACGCTTCCACTCCTGCGATCCGGGACGCCTGCGCAGACAGTATTTTTGGCCATGCCGCCACACTTGAGGCGGATATCACAGCGGCCATGCAGGCGCGTGGCATTGCAGCCGACTGGACTGCCGGGAGCCTTGCCCGGCATACGCAGACAGTTCTGCAGGGCGCTTTCATTCTCGCGAAGGCCTCAGGCGATCCGGATATGGCCCGCGAGAGCGTCGATCACCTGATCCGCTATGTCCGCCAGCTTTTCAGAACCAGCGATGCAGTTTTAGAGAGAAAACAACCTCAACCAAAGGAGTCCTGA
- a CDS encoding dihydrofolate reductase family protein codes for MRQIKIQTFMSLDGVMQAPGGPDEDTSCGFALGGWSQPYWDEMMGEVMSQAMAEEYDLLLGRKTYDIFAAHWPNAGDDNPVTQKFNKATKYVATSAPDTLEWQNSEAITGDVAAAIAELRQGDGLPLSVQGSSQLIQTLLENRLADEFFVWTFPVVLGSGKRLFGDGAAPLGLELDDLKTSTTGVSMARYRAAGDVKIGSFALDN; via the coding sequence ATGAGACAGATCAAGATTCAGACATTCATGAGCCTAGATGGCGTGATGCAGGCCCCTGGCGGACCCGATGAGGACACGTCCTGCGGGTTTGCTCTTGGTGGGTGGTCGCAACCCTATTGGGATGAGATGATGGGTGAGGTCATGAGCCAGGCGATGGCCGAAGAATACGACCTGCTTCTGGGCCGCAAAACCTACGATATCTTTGCAGCACACTGGCCGAACGCAGGCGACGACAATCCGGTGACGCAGAAGTTCAACAAAGCGACGAAATATGTCGCAACCTCCGCGCCCGACACCCTTGAATGGCAGAACAGTGAGGCCATCACTGGCGATGTCGCTGCGGCCATCGCAGAGCTTAGGCAAGGCGATGGATTGCCGCTCAGTGTGCAGGGCAGCAGCCAGCTCATCCAGACCCTTCTTGAAAACAGACTTGCCGATGAGTTCTTCGTCTGGACCTTCCCGGTCGTTCTGGGATCAGGCAAACGATTGTTCGGCGACGGAGCTGCCCCGCTCGGTCTTGAGTTGGACGATTTGAAGACGTCAACAACAGGCGTATCGATGGCACGCTATCGCGCTGCCGGAGACGTCAAAATCGGCTCGTTCGCGTTGGATAACTAG
- a CDS encoding DUF1428 domain-containing protein has translation MSYIDGFLIAVPTAKKQTFIDHANRADSFFIEQGALRVLECWGDDVPDGKLTDFRKAVQAKDDETVVFSWVEWPDKATRDRVGEQMQELSKADDRINPEKNPMPFDGARLIYGGFSPVVTLEN, from the coding sequence ATGAGCTATATCGACGGATTTTTGATCGCGGTGCCGACTGCAAAGAAGCAAACCTTCATCGACCATGCGAACCGCGCCGACAGTTTCTTCATCGAACAGGGCGCGCTCCGTGTTCTGGAATGCTGGGGTGACGATGTGCCGGACGGCAAGCTGACCGACTTTCGCAAGGCCGTTCAGGCGAAGGACGATGAGACGGTGGTGTTCAGTTGGGTCGAGTGGCCGGACAAAGCGACCCGCGACAGGGTCGGCGAACAGATGCAAGAATTGTCCAAAGCCGATGACCGGATCAATCCCGAGAAGAACCCGATGCCGTTTGATGGCGCGCGCCTGATCTATGGCGGCTTCTCTCCCGTCGTTACCCTGGAAAATTGA